The sequence below is a genomic window from Oceanispirochaeta sp..
GGCAATTGGGTGTAAGTGACTCGGTTCTGAAACATTGGAAACTCGGAAGCAATTCCTACTGGAAGATGGCTGGTGTTTTGAACCCTCTGTTACGTAACGAGGTGATTCACAATCACTTCGGATTGTTGGATGTTGCAGGTTTCTATAAGAGACTTCATACTAAACGTATGGAGTATGATCGGGTGGTACTTGATTGCAGGTACCATAGTCTATTTGGTTGAACCGCCGTATACCGAACGGTACGTACGGTGGTGTGAGAGGCGGGAATCTATAGATTTCCGCCTACTCGATTGCTTTGTAGAATATTATGGTGTTGGCGGAGTGTCGGTTGATTTTTTGTATGAACCCATAAAATTGACACTATCTACTAGAGAACTGAATTGGTCATAGACTTCTAATCTAAAATTGAAAGCTCCGTAGGGTAAGCCATCCCAGGTTTCAGTTTTATCAAACTGAAGTTCCAGATAACCATCCTGAGCTGATACTGCAAAACAATTGGTGGGATTACCATTGATATTTGCTACCCATGCTGATCCACCGTCATGATCTGCATGAAATGTGTAATTATATGTTCCTTCACTATGATTTGCGTTCAGGTTGTATGATACCAAATTTCCTGAACTGTCAAATTGAGCAGGATCATCAAAAGTCACAAGCATATAGATATTCTCATCATCCTGCTGCATATATATTTTATCGATATCACAGTTATTATCTGTTCCTGTATCATCACCTAAAAAGTCCTGGTACCAGACTCCGTAATCTTCCCATTCAAATGATCCATCGTATGAACCATTAATACTGGGAGTACCCCTTGGGAACTGAACAATCGGCACATCTTCGCTGGGGGTGGCTTCAGCGGCTCCTTTAATTAGGATGATATAATTATTATCATCATCATTAATATGATCCAGACCACCATCTCCGTCACTTATTTGGTAGGGCTCATACCAGGTGTCCAGATTGAAATTCATCTTCTCATTAGTTCCTAATTCATCCCAATAAACTGTTTTTGATATTCCGAACTCTATGGCCTGAACTCCGGGATCAAATCCGGGAAATCGGAACGCTGGATCTTCAAGGGGGTATCCATCCCAGGTATCAGCATCAATACGGTAATTATAATTAGACCACCAGTACATTGTTCCATCCGAATTGTGGGATAAATTTATGGCGTTCACACTGTAGTTGTCGTTTTCGTCATGCATATTTATACTAAACTGAGTTCCCGGATTTTCAAGAGGAATACCATTCTCAGTTGATAGATAGAAGTAAAGGTTTTCATCGTCCTGAGCGACTTTGATAATATTAATGTCACCCCCGGGAATTGTAGGTAAACCGGAGTTTGTGCCTTCAAATGTAGTGTCATAAACGTATGTCGGCACTGAGTCCCAATCAAATAAACTCCCGTCCAGAACAATGGCTGCCACCGGAGGATTGTAAGCACCCCCTGTTAATTTAGGATCAAAGGGATTGTCATAAATCTTTTCCTCATAGAGGAAACAGGTCACCAACAATAATGTTAAAGAGGAAACAAGAACTGCCCGAATAATTCTTTTCATGTTTATTATTCTAACCCTGAAAAAATGAATTGTTAAGAGTTTATAAGATATATTTTATAATGATAAGCCTCAGATCCATTATTCTTAACTTTGATGCCCCGAAGATAACAGTTCGGTCGTTCACTCTTCCATTAAGATTTATTAACATAAGCCAATTCCTTTTGACAGAGCATCTCTCCCCTCTGTACTGTTAAGCATGAACCAACTTGATCAATTAGAAAGCATCGGCGTCCGGATACTCCGGGAAGCCTATTCCAATTTTAAGAATCTGTGCATGCTCTGGTCGATTGGAAAAGACAGCACCGTTCTTTTATGGCTGGCACGTAAAGCCTTTTACGGTCATGTTCCTTTCCCTCTGGTGCACATCGACACTCATTTTAAGATTCCAGAGATGATCGAATACAGGGACCGCCTGACCCGTGAATGGAATCTTCCCATGGTCTACGGAGAAAACTCGGAGGCTCTGGCGGCCGGGCAGACATATCCCGACGGGAATGTTGACCGCCTGACCTGCTGTCGGCTCCTCAAGGCAGAGGCTTTGAAAAACACATTGAATGGAAACTGGAAACGCTACCGCTTTAATCACGGTACTGACCGTTATGAACTGGATGATAACAAGGATCTGTACACCGGAGTCATCGTGGGAGTCCGGGCCGATGAAGAGGGCTCCCGCTCCAAAGAGCGGTATTTCAGTCCCAGGGATAAGGAGAATATCTGGGATGTGGGTGATCAGCCTCCCGAATTTTGGAATCAGTTCAAGACAGATTTTGCCCCGGGTTCCCATGTGAGAATCCATCCTCTTCTGGACTGGACGGAAACAAATATATGGGAGTACATCGAAAGGGAAAAGATCCCCACAGTTTCCCTGTATTACAATCAGGGTTCCGGTGAGCGCTACCGCTCCCTGGGATGCGGACCCTGTACCCATTCGGTACAGTCGGAGGCCAGGAATGTTTCCGAAATCATCTCCGAATTAAAAACCGGTAAATTTGCTAACATCGCCGAACGTTCGGGCCGGGCCCAGGATAAGGAAGACGGGGGTGGACTGGAAACCCTGAGACGGGACGGGTACATGTGATGCAGCGCGAGCAGATGAACATCGTCTTTACCGGTCATGTGGATCATGGCAAAAGCACAGTTGTAGGCCGGCTTCTGGCCGATACGGGAAGCCTCCCCGAGGGGAAGCTGGAACAGATCCGCCGGGATTGTGAAAAAAACTCCAAACCCTTTGAGTATGCCTTTCTCCTGGATGCTCTGAAGGATGAACAGTCTCAGGGAATTACCATCGACGCCGCCCGGGTCTTCTTCAATTCCGATAAGAGAGACTATATTATTATTGATGCTCCCGGTCATATTGAGTTTTTAAAGAATATGATCACCGGGGCGGCCCGGGCAGAGGCAGCTTTTCTGGTCATCGATGCGGATGAAGGAATTCAGGAAAACTCCCGGCGTCACGGCTACCTTCTGGCCATGCTGGGGATCAGTCAGGTTTGTGTCATTGTCAATAAGATGGATCTGGTAGGCTACAATCAGCAGGTTTATAAGCGGATTGTCAGGAAATTCTCCCGTTTTTTGAAATCCATCAACCTTCCCAAAGTAAAATTTGTTCCTGTCAGTGGTCGGGAAGGGGATCATATCTATCACAGGATGGACCGTATGCCCTGGTGGGAGGGGGCCACGGTTCTGGAGCTTCTGGATCAATTCAAGAAGAGTGAATCCCTGGAAAGACTGCCTCTGAGAATGCCTGTAACGGATATTTACAAGTTTACAAACTTCGCTGACAGCCGGCGAATCATCGCCGGGACGGCTGAAACAGGTTCCTTCAAGGAAGGGGATGAACTCATCTTCTATCCTTCGGGTAAAAAGAGCCGGGTGA
It includes:
- the cysD gene encoding sulfate adenylyltransferase subunit CysD yields the protein MNQLDQLESIGVRILREAYSNFKNLCMLWSIGKDSTVLLWLARKAFYGHVPFPLVHIDTHFKIPEMIEYRDRLTREWNLPMVYGENSEALAAGQTYPDGNVDRLTCCRLLKAEALKNTLNGNWKRYRFNHGTDRYELDDNKDLYTGVIVGVRADEEGSRSKERYFSPRDKENIWDVGDQPPEFWNQFKTDFAPGSHVRIHPLLDWTETNIWEYIEREKIPTVSLYYNQGSGERYRSLGCGPCTHSVQSEARNVSEIISELKTGKFANIAERSGRAQDKEDGGGLETLRRDGYM